One genomic segment of Musa acuminata AAA Group cultivar baxijiao chromosome BXJ3-3, Cavendish_Baxijiao_AAA, whole genome shotgun sequence includes these proteins:
- the LOC135633124 gene encoding aspartyl protease family protein 2-like yields MAVTASHPLLLLLLLSLRLLAVANGTSKPLAYQTLVVTPLVSSKPLLSEDADDGDENLASAVESETTLPSSPSSSLHVHLSHRDSLLADTTAAEQIFLLRLDRDAARVETLSQILAVATAPPAANVTSRRGFSSKVVSGLAQGSGEYFARIGIGTPARYAYMVLDTGSDVVWLQCAPCRRCYSQSDPIFDPRSSRSYAAVPCGAPLCRRLDVAGCDTRRRSCLYQVSYGDGSITTGEFSTETLTFRRSARVPRIALGCGHDNEGLFVAAAGLLGLGRGSLSFPSQAGRRFGRMFSYCLVDRTSAGAPNRSSSVVFGGSAVPRSSARVAYTPMVRNPKVDTFYYVELMGVSVGGTRVTGVLASDLRLDPTTGRGGVIVDSGTSVTRLARPAYQALRDAFKAGVSGLKLAPGGFSLFDTCYDLSGRTEVKVPTVVLHLAGGAAVSLPAENYLIPVDTKGTFCFAFAGTDSGVSIIGNIQQQGFRVVFDAEKSRVGFMPRGC; encoded by the coding sequence ATGGCGGTCACCGCGTCTCACCCgttgcttcttcttctcctcctctctctccgcCTCCTCGCCGTGGCAAATGGCACTTCGAAGCCACTAGCCTACCAAACCCTCGTTGTCACCCCCCTCGTGAGCTCCAAACCCCTCCTCTCGGAGGACGCCGACGACGGCGACGAAAACCTCGCCTCGGCAGTGGAATCTGAGACGACTCTCCcctcttccccttcctcttctctccATGTCCACCTTTCCCACCGTGACTCCCTCCTGGCTGACACCACCGCCGCGGAGCAGATCTTTCTTCTCCGCCTCGACCGTGACGCTGCTCGAGTCGAGACACTCTCTCAGATCCTCGCAGTGGCGACGGCGCCGCCGGCTGCGAACGTGACCAGCCGACGGGGGTTCAGTAGTAAGGTGGTGTCCGGCCTTGCCCAGGGCAGCGGCGAGTACTTCGCTCGGATCGGGATTGGCACGCCCGCGAGGTACGCCTACATGGTGCTCGACACCGGTAGCGACGTCGTCTGGCTCCAGTGCGCGCCCTGCCGCCGCTGCTACTCCCAGTCCGACCCCATCTTTGACCCCCGCAGTTCCCGCTCTTACGCTGCCGTCCCCTGCGGTGCCCCGCTTTGTCGCCGCCTCGATGTCGCGGGGTGCGACACTCGCCGCCGTAGCTGCCTCTACCAGGTCTCCTACGGCGACGGATCCATCACCACCGGCGAGTTCTCCACCGAGACCCTCACTTTTCGAAGAAGTGCCCGAGTGCCGCGCATCGCCCTCGGGTGCGGCCACGACAACGAGGGCCTCTTCGTCGCCGCCGCGGGTCTCCTCGGTCTCGGGCGGGGAAGCCTCTCCTTCCCGTCTCAGGCCGGCCGACGGTTCGGCCGCATGTTCTCGTACTGCCTGGTGGACCGTACCTCCGCCGGCGCGCCGAACCGGTCATCTTCGGTGGTGTTCGGCGGCTCAGCGGTGCCCAGGTCCTCCGCGCGGGTCGCGTACACGCCCATGGTGCGGAACCCCAAGGTCGACACTTTCTATTACGTCGAACTCATGGGGGTGAGCGTGGGCGGGACGCGAGTGACCGGAGTCTTGGCGTCCGACCTCCGGCTGGATCCGACGACGGGGAGGGGAGGGGTGATCGTGGACTCGGGCACATCAGTGACGCGGCTGGCGCGGCCAGCATACCAGGCTCTGCGCGACGCCTTCAAGGCCGGGGTTTCGGGCCTGAAGCTGGCGCCGGGAGGCTTCTCCCTCTTCGACACATGCTACGACCTGTCCGGGCGGACGGAGGTGAAGGTGCCGACGGTGGTGTTGCACCTCGCCGGCGGTGCGGCAGTGTCGCTGCCGGCGGAGAACTACCTCATCCCAGTGGACACGAAGGGCACCTTCTGCTTCGCCTTCGCCGGGACCGACAGCGGCGTTTCCATCATCGGCAACATACAGCAGCAAGGGTTCCGGGTGGTGTTCGACGCGGAGAAGTCGAGGGTGGGGTTCATGCCGCGCGGGTgttag